The stretch of DNA CTTCATATCCAAATAAAGATGGACGTTTACCAGGATGAAACAGAAAAATGACGACCCCATACATATCTTTTCCAGATGGTGCAAGAAATGTGGCATCTGCATAGCCATCTGTCCTAAAAATGTACTGGAAAGCGGCACTAACGGATATCCTTATGCAGCCAGGCCCAAGGATTGTATTATGTGCGGCCTGTGTGACATCCACTGTCCCGACTATGCAATTACAGTGCAAAATAATCCTAACGTAAAGGAGGCTGAACATGAAAAAATATAAGGATATAGTACTTCATGGTAATGAAGCCTGTGCATTGGGGGCACTGGCGGCGGGGATGAGGTTCTTTGCCGGATACCCCATCACACCCAGCACAGAGATCGCTGAGTTTCTCTCAGTCGAACTGCCAAAGATAGGGGGTACTTTCATACAAATGGAAGATGAGATATCCAGTATGGGTGCCATTATCGGTGCATCACTGGCCGGAGTCAAATCCATGACCGCCACCAGTGGCCCCGGATTCTCGCTAATGCAGGAAAACCTGGGTTTCGCATCAATGGCAGAGATACCCTGCGTATTAGTAAATGTAATGAGGGGCGGGCCAAGTACCGGAATGCCCACCAGGCCCAGCCAGGGCGATGTGATGCAGAGCCGCTGGGGTACCCACGGCCCCCATCCCATCATTGTATTATCACCCCAATCGGTACTGGAATGCTATACCCTCACAATCCATGCGTTTAACCTGGCTGAGAAATATCGCAGTCCAGTGATCATGCTCATGGATGGGTTAGTCGGTCATATGTGGGAAAATGTCCAGTTACCTGAAAAAATTGAGGTTATTGACAGACCTGAACCCTCTGTACCACCGGATTGGTATAATCCTTACGATGACCTGCCTGGTGGTGAGATAGTACCCCTGGTGCCATTCGGTGATGGATACAGATACCATGTGACTGGAATGGTACATGACAAATCAGGCTTTCCCACACTGGTTCATGAAGAAGTGGAACAGTGCCTGGACAAACTTATCTACAAGATCAAAAACAATTTGCATGATATTATCAGGATAGAGGAATATATGCTTGAAGATGCCGACATCTG from ANME-2 cluster archaeon encodes:
- a CDS encoding 4Fe-4S binding protein translates to MKQKNDDPIHIFSRWCKKCGICIAICPKNVLESGTNGYPYAARPKDCIMCGLCDIHCPDYAITVQNNPNVKEAEHEKI
- a CDS encoding 2-oxoacid:acceptor oxidoreductase subunit alpha, producing the protein MKKYKDIVLHGNEACALGALAAGMRFFAGYPITPSTEIAEFLSVELPKIGGTFIQMEDEISSMGAIIGASLAGVKSMTATSGPGFSLMQENLGFASMAEIPCVLVNVMRGGPSTGMPTRPSQGDVMQSRWGTHGPHPIIVLSPQSVLECYTLTIHAFNLAEKYRSPVIMLMDGLVGHMWENVQLPEKIEVIDRPEPSVPPDWYNPYDDLPGGEIVPLVPFGDGYRYHVTGMVHDKSGFPTLVHEEVEQCLDKLIYKIKNNLHDIIRIEEYMLEDADICIVAHGSVARSAREAVNIARSEGLKVGLLRPITLWPFPRFHLENISKRVKLFVVPEMNYGQVYGEVLKSCPKRAVRVTRVDGELITPAQIMEKIEGTAL